Below is a genomic region from Catenuloplanes atrovinosus.
CGTCGCCACGTAGTCGCCGCGGGTCGGGCGCGGCCAGTGGATCAGGAAGAGGTCCAGGTACTCGAAGCCGAGCGCGTCCATGGTGGCGTCGAAGGCGCGCAGCGCGTCGTCGCGGGCGTGCGCCCGGTTGTGCAGCTTGCTGGTGACGAACACGTCCGCGCGGTCCAGCCCGGACGCGCGGACCGCCTCGCCGACCTCGCGCTCGTTGCCGTAGCCCTCCGCGGTGTCGATGTGCCGGTAGCCGGTCTCCAGCGCGGTCAGCGTCGCCTTCGCGGTCTCGGCCGGTGGAACCTGGAAGACGCCGAAGCCCAACTGCGGAATCCGCACGCCGTTGTTGAGCGTGATGACGGGTACTGAGGACATGCGGAAAATCCCTTCGCAGGTACGTTGCGGTCGGTATCCCGTACCCGGTCGGCGGGGTTTTATCGCCCTCCGGATTATTGGCCTTCCCACACGGCCTTGGCGCCGGTGTCGCCGGTGCGGATCACGTAGTAGAGCGTGGCGCCGGACGCGGCCAGCGCGAGCACGCCCAGCAGGATGCCGAGCGCGCGGTTCGACGCCTGGAAACCGTCCCGCGGGCGGACGAACCACACCAGCGCCAGCGTGATCACGCCGAGCGCGATGGACACGTACAGCGTGTAGGTGCCGAGCGCGCTGTGCTCGTCGAGCCGCGCGTAGTAGCTCTCGCTGATCCGGCCCTGCGAGTCCAGCCGGGCGTAGAACGCGTCACCGGTCAGCTTCGCCAGCAGCGCGGAGACCGGCGCGCCGATCGCCAGCAGGCCGAGCACCCACCGCGTGTGCGCGCGGGTGAACGGGACGAACGCGTACACGATCGCCAGCACGGCCAGCAGCGGCACGAACACCACCGCGGCGTGCACCATCAGCGGGTGGGCCGGGATGCCCATCACGGTCTCGAACACGGCGCCTCCTGGGTCGGGTGCTCACACAATAGAGGTCCGCCGACGTCCCGCCACCGGCGATCGGCCGTTCGGGCGACGCGGAACGCGCGGCCCGTTCGGCATCCCGGGTCCACAATCGATCGAGGGTACGGTGGCTGAGGTGCGGATACCGGGTCGGCCTGGCGCGGAGGAGGCGATCCGGTCGGCCGGTGCCGCGCCCGCGGCGGCGGCCGGAGGATCGCTGTGTGGGTACTCAGGGGAATACGGTGCGTAAGCCGACGCCGCGGCAGGCGATCTGGCTGTCGATCGGCACGGGCGTGCTGGGACTGTGCTGTTGCGGCGGGGTGATCGGGGCGCTCTCGGGCGAGGACGGGGGCGCGGGCGCGTCGGTGGTGCCGTCCTCCTCGCGCGCGCCGTCCCCGTCCTTCTCGCCGTCGCCGTCTTCGACTCCGTCCTCGTCGCCGGTGGTGGTCGTGACGCCGGCGGCTCCGGCGGCCGACCAGCGGTACGCGACGTGCGAGGAGGTACTGGCGGCGGGGCTGGGGCCGTACCGGGAGGGCGTTGATCCCGAGTACGTCTGGTACTTCGACCGCGACGGTGACGGCGTGGTGTGCGAGGCGCCGCCGTCCAACGGCTCGTCCACGGGCGGCGGGCCGGGCGATGCCGCGGGCGGGCCGGGTGATGCCGCGGGCGGGCCGGGCGATTCCGGCGGTTCGGCCGTGTACTTCGAGAACTGTGCCGCGGCCCGTGCCGCCGGTGCCGCACCGGTCCACCATGGCCAGCCCGGCTACGGCACGCACCTGGACCGCGACCGCGACGGCGTCGGCTGCGAGTAGCCGCCCGCCACTGATGGAATGCTGGCGGGCATGGCCGAGATCGCCGCGGGCCTGACCCGCCAGCACGCCTCCGACGCCGTCGACCACCTCGGCTGGCGGTACGTCCTGGGCTCCGTCCGGACCGCCGTGCGCACCCGCGACCTCGCCGAGGCCGCCGCGCTCGTCACCCGCCTCGCCGCCGTCGACGGCGCCACCGGTCACCTGCACGCCGATCTCCGCGCCGACCGTGTCCTGCTGATGCTGAGCACCTGGCCCGCCGCCGGGCTCACCCCCGGCGACCTGACCCTCGCCGCCGCGCTGACCGCGGAGATCGACGCCGCCGGCCTCGTCCCGGACGCCTCGGCCGCGCCCGTCACCCAGGCCCTGGAGATCGCGATCGACACGCTCGACGCCGACTCGATCCGCCCGTTCTGGCGCGCCGTCCTCGACTACGAGGGCGACGACGACCTGCGCGACCCGCGCGGCCAGGGCCCCGCCGTCTGGTTCCAGCGGATGGACGCGCCCCGCCCGCAGCGCAACCGCATCCACCTGGACGTCACCGTCCCGCACGAGGCCGCCGCCGCCCGCATCGCCGCCACCCTCGCCGCCGGCGGCACGCTGCTCTCCGACGCCGAGGCACCCGCGTTCTGGGTGCTGGCCGACCCCGAGGGCAACGAGGCCTGCGTCTGCACCTGGCAGGGCCGCGACGCCTGATCCTCACCCGTCCTTGCGCCGCAGCGGCTCCCGGCGGGCGCGCGGCCACCGGTTGGTGCGCCGCCGCCCCTCGATGTCGTTGAAGGTCACCTCGGCGTACACCTCGATGAGCCGCTCCTTGTAGCCGTAGTCGAACCGCACCCGCCGCTGCCACGTGCGCGTGCCGCCGCCCACCACCACGGGCGCGCTCAGCACCAGCGTGCCGGTCGGGGCGTCCCGCACCCCGCCGCGGCGCACCCGCACCACCGGGCACGGGAACGTCCAGTGGACGTGCACGTCGTCGATGGGCAGGTTGCCGGGATTGACCAGCACCACCTCGTAGAGCCACGCCGAGGTGCCATCGGGCTCCTCGGCGCGGCTCGGCGCCTCGACCGGGCGCCACGACACGGCCACGCCGTCGATGACGACCCTGCGGTCGTGCCGCGCCTGCTGATTGAGCAGCCACACCTGGAATCCGGTGAACAGCAGGCCCACCGCCGCGATCACACTCGACGCCAGCGCGATCCAGTTCGCCAACGGTGCCCCCATCGCCATCGACCCTGGACGATCACGGTAGCCGGTCCTGTCACCGGGTACGGTCGAGGGCCCGGTCCAGCCAGGCGAAGCTGTCCTCCTGCATGTCGGCGTCGAAGACGTGGCCCTTGCCGGGGTAGATCCTGGTGACCAGGCGGTCGCCGGCGTGCTGGGCGGACCAGACGGCGCGGAGGCGGGCGTGGGCCGCGGCGACGCCGGCGGGGGTGAAGAGCGTGTCCAACTCGCCGCCGAAGGCCATCAGGGGTTTCGGGGCGGCGATCGTGGCCACGTCCGGGATGTCCAGGTGACGGGTGAGGCCGGGGTGCAGCATCCAGAACGCGGACTGGCCGCGCAGCGTGTTGTTGCCGACCACCATCATGTCGGCGACGGTGGTGAGCCAGCAGGCGGAGACGGCGGCGGCCACGTGGTCGGAGAGCGCCGCGACCTGCCAGGCGCGGAACCCGCCCATGGAGAAGCCGATCACGCCCACCCGGCGGCGGTCGACCTGGGGGAGCGAGGCGAGGAACGCGGCGGCGCGGACGTCCTCGCGGGCGGCCAGGCCGGCCGGGGAGCCGCCGAGCTCGTAGAGGTTGCTCGCGAGCGCCTGCTGCTGGTCGTAGACCAGGCCGCCGCGATCGCCCCAGCCGAGCGTGTCCACGGCCAGCACCGCGTAGCCGCGGGCGGCCAGCTCGTCGCCGGCGAACCGGCCGCTCATCAGGCGCGCCGTCCACTCCCGGGCGGAGGCGAGGCGGGCCTCGTCGTACCACGGCTCGACGAGCTTCTCCTTGCCGATGTCGAACCGGGCGCCGTGGTCGTGCAGCAGCAGCACCGCGGGGTGCGGCCCGGGCCGATCCGGTGTGAGCAGCGCGGCGCGCACCCGGCTGTACCGGGTGAGGTCGAACGCGACCAGTCGCCGTACGTACCCCCGGCCGGTCTTCCGCTCGTCGAGGACCCGGGGCCGGAACGGGAGCCGGTCGTCGGCCGGGTGGACGAGATGGCGCTCGACGAGCGCGCGGGCATGGCGGCGCCACGCCCCGAAGTCGCGGATCGGCGAGTGTCCCCAGGCGTCGGGGTACGTGAGGTCGGCGCGCAGCCGCTCGTAGAACGCGGGCAGGTTGCCGTGGACGACGCCCGGCGACTCGACGGCGTCGGCCGGTGGTGGCGTGCCGGCCCCGGTGCCCGGCGGTGTGGCGGCCGGCAGCAGCGCGGCGGCGGGGAGCGTGGTGAAGGCCCGGCGCTTCATCCCGCCGACGATAGGCGGGTAAGCGCTTTCCATCAAGCCGTGTCGATGAGGTGCGCGATGCCGTCCAGCACCCGGGCCAGGCCGAACTCGAAGTCCGCGCCCTCCACCGCCACCTCCGACTCCGCGGTGGCGGCGAACGCGCCGTCCTCGATCGCGCCGGCCAGGTGCGGGAAGCGGTCCGGCGTGACCAGCGCGCGCATCAGGTCGGTGTAGCCGCGCCGCATCTCCTCGTCGGCCCAGTCCGAGTCGGCCAGCGCCGCGCTGATCTGCGCCTCGCCGCGCACGTAGTTGAGCACCGCGAGGATCGAGGAGAGTCGCTGCGGCCCGCGCAGCGGAGTGCGGCCGAGTGCGGCCAGGCCCGCGTCCGCCCAGAGTAGCTGCCCGGGGTCGATCGGCGGGCGGCCGGGATTGACGATCAGAATCCACGGATGGCGCAGGTAGACCTGGCGCAGCGCGCGCGCCCAGGTCAGCAGGCCCTCGCGCCAGTCGCCCTCCGGGTCGATCGCCGGCGGCGTGCCCGGCGCGGCCGCGGCCATGAAGATCAGCAGCTCGTCCTTGTTGGCCACGTGCCGGTAGAGCGACATGGTGGCGCTGCCCAGGCGCTCGGCCAGGCGGGCCATCGACAGCGTGGCGATGCCGTCCGCGTCCGCGATCTCGATCGCCGTCGCGACGATCCGCTCCAGCGTCAGCGCCTGCGCGGGGCGCTTGGACGGCGGCTCCAGGTCCCAGAGGACGCGCAGGCTGCGCGGCATTCCGATGTCGGCCATCGCCGCGAATCATAGCGCGGCGCGTATGCCGTACCGGAGGCGTATGCCGCACGCCGTGCGTATCCGATACGCTTCTGCGTATGTCGTACCCACGAAGTCAATGGATCTATCCACTGCTGTTCGTGATCGTCGTGTTCCTGGCCTTCTCGCTGCCGCCCTACCTGAGCCTCGATCCCGCGCGGTCCCGCGTCCCGGCGAACGACGCGCTCCCCGGCCAGTTCTGGTGGGTCGCCGGGCACGTGCTGTTCGGGTCCGTGGCGCTGTTCGCCGGCGCGCTCCAGGTCTGGCCCTGGCTGCGGCGGAGCCGGCCCGCGCTGCACCGGCGCGCCGGCCGGGTCTACGTCTTCGGCGGCGCGCTGCCCGCGGCCGTCACCGGCCTGGTCCTCGCGATCTTCACGCCGTTCGGCCCGATCGCCATGTCCAGCAGCGTGATCCTGGCGCTGCTCTGGTTCGGCACCACGCTGGCCGGCTGGCGTGCCGGGCGGCAGCGCCGCCTCCGCGAGCACCGCCGCTGGATGATCCGCAGCTACGTGCTCTCCGCCTCGATCATCTCCAACCGGATCTGGGGCGTGCTGGTCGCCGTGTTCGTGCTGCCCGGCATGCCGCCGGCGATCACCGAGGACCCGGTGCTGATCGGGTGGTTCCTCGCCGGCATGACCACCTGGCTGGGCTGGACCGTCCCGCTGCTGATCGCCGAGTGGTGGCTGGAGCGCGCGCCGCGCCGTCCCGCCCGGGCGCCCGCCGCCTCCGCGCCGGCGCTCACGCCCGCCACGGGCGGCTAGCGTGTGTCCATGTCCGCGCCGCTGACCTGGGACCCGGCCGCGCCCGGCGTGCTCCGGCTCCCCTCCGGCCGCCTCGTCCGAGGCCGCGGCCTTCGGCACCCGCTGCCCGCCGGCCCCGTTCCCGGCTTCGCGCTCCACCTGCTCGGGCGCCGCCCGCCCGGGACGCCGTGGCCGAGCGCGTGGGTCCGCTGGCCGGACTTCTGGCTCCCGCTCGACCCGGCGGCCGCGGCCGGCGCGTTCGAGGACGCCTGGCGGCGCGCCGCGCACGAGCGGGTCGAGATCGCCTGCGGCGGCGGCCGGGGCCGCACCGGCACCGCGCTCGCCTGCCTGGCCGTGCTCGACGGACTGCCGCCGGCGGACGCGGTCGGGCACGTCCGCCGGCACTACAGCCGCCACGCGGTCGAGACGCCCTGGCAGCACCGGTTCGTGGCGCGTTTCGCGCGACTCGCCCGCTGACCCGCGTGCGACGAGTCCGGATTCTCCGGTATTCGCGGGCGAGTGCGGATATTTTCTGGCGTATGGCCAGCTCACGGGGGTGGTGGGCCGGGCTGCGCGGGCGGGCCGGGCTCGGCGGGGAGGGCCCGACGGCGATCGCGCGTCAAGCGGCGGCGCTGCTGGCGATCTCCGGCCTGGTCGCGGTCCTGGCGCTGGCGATCGGATCGCCCCGCCCGGGCACGCTGGTCGCGATCGCGGTCACCGATCTCGCCGCGGCCGTCGTGATGTGGCTGCTGCCCTGGTCGCGCTGGCCGCCACTGGCCCCGGTGGCGCTGGCGCCGCTGGCGCTGGCCGTGCTCGGCTTCTCCACCTGGGCGTTCGGCGGCGTGGCGGCCGGGACCGGCCCGTTCTTCGTGCTGTTCTTCGCGTGGCTCGGGCTGCACTTCCCGAAGTGGGTGACCTGGGCGCTCAGCCCGGTCGCGGCGGTCAGCTACGTGGTGCCGCTCGTGCTCACCGGCCAGCCGCCGGACGTGGTGGGCAGCGTCGCCGGCCTGATCCCGGTCGCGGTCGGCGTCGCCATGGTGATCAACGTACGGGTGGAGGCGCAGCGCCGGGCGCTCGTCGAGCTGGCCGGCGTCGAGCGCTGGCGGCGGGCGCTCACCTCCGCGGTCGCCCACGACGTGCGCTCGCCGCTGAGCACCATCCAGCTCTTCCTGGAGATGCTCCGGGACGACGACCTGCCCCCGGACAAGCGCGATCAGTTCCTCGAGTCGGCGCTGCGCCAGTCCGCCCGGCTCGGCCGGCTCGCGTCCGGGCTGCTCGACCTGGACCGCGTCGAGTCCCGCGGCACGCTCCGCCTGGAACTCACCCCGGTCGGGCTGCGCAAGGCCTGCCAGGAGGCGATCGGCTTCCTCAACGTCCCCGGTGTGGTGGTCGAGGTCCCGCCGGAGCTGACCGTCACCGCCGACCCGCAGCGCCTCGAACAGATCGTGGTCAACCTGGTCGGCAACGCCGCCAAGTACGGCGCCGCCCCCATCGAGATCACCGCCGGCCCCGCCCCCGGCGATCTGATCTGGCTGGGCGTCCGCGACCACGGCGCCGGCATCCCGGACCCCGACCGCCTCTTCGCCCGCTTCGGCAGCTACGGCGAGTCACCCGGCGCGGTCGGCCTCGGCCTGTGGCTGGTCCGCGAACTGACCCGCGCCCACGGTGGGGAGATCCGCTACGAGGACGCCCACCCCGGCGCCCGCTTCGTCGTCACGCTGCCGGCCGCCACCTGACCGCGCCTCGGACGGGCGCGGCCGGTAACGCTGGACGCGGGCTGCGACGACCTGATGACCCGCGGGCGCGTGGTCGCTTGACCCCGCGGCGAGGGAGTGGGGAGGATCGAGAATGACCACGTACGCGCTGTTGCTCCGGGGCATCAACGTCGGCCGTAACCGGCGGATCGGCATGGCCGACCTGCGGTCCCTGCTGACCGGGGAGGGCTACCAGGGCGTCGCCACGCTGCTGCAGTCCGGCAACGTCGTGCTCGCCACCGACCGCCCCCGCCGCGAGCTGCGGGACGCGGTCGAGACCGCTATCGAGAAGCGCTTCGGCATGCGGGTCGACGTCATCCTCCGGGACCGCGACGAGCTGGCCGCCGTGGTCGCGCACAACCCGCTCCGCGACGTCGCCCACGACGGCTCGCGATACGCCGTGTGCTTCCTCGACGAGCCGCTCACCACCCCGCTCGACACGCTCCTGTCCGGCATCGATCCGGCCGGCGACCGCTTCGCGGCGAAGGGCTCGGAACTCTACGTCTGGTGTCCGCACGGCCTGAGCAAGAGCCCGGTGATGACCGCGCTGTCCAAGCGGACGAACGGCCCGAGCGCCACGGTCCGCAACTGGAACACGGCCGAGAAACTGCTGTCCATGATGGATGGTGTACCCGCGGGAACAACGTCGTGAGCGGCCCGACGCGGGAGGCGACCGGATGTCCGACGACGTGGTGCCGCCCGGGCAGGCCGGCCATCCGGCGCTGGCGGACCCCGAGATGCGCGCGCTGATCGACCGCCCGGGCCCGGACGCGCTGGCCCGGGTCGCCGTGCTCGCCGCGGAACTCGTGGCCCGCAACACCGGGGCCGGCGACGAACCGCTGGTGGCCGAGGCGCTGGCCGCGCTCCGCCAAGGCCTCGCGGACGGCACGCCACCGCGGCCCGGCCTGCCCGCCGAGCTGGAGGCGCTCGCTGCGGCGTCGCAGGCGCGGCTCGCCGAGGTGCCGGGGCCGGTGGAGATCGGCCCGGAGCCGTCGCCCGCGGAGCGGCTGCTGGCGCGGGCGAACGCGGCGCGTGCGGTGGCGGGCGCGCTCGACCCCGATCCGGCCCGCGCGGCGTGGAACGTGTGCTGGCGGGCCGGTCAGGCCGTCGGCCGGAGCTTCGGCGACCAGTTGCGGCTCGCGGTGCTCGACCGGTGCCGTGACCGGGCGGTGCGCGCCGCGCGGGACGGTGGCTAGCGCGCCGCCAGGAACGCGGCGATCCGGGAGGCGATCAGGTCGGGTGCGAACGTGGGCACGTCGTGCGCCGCGCCCTCGACGATCTCCACCCGGGCCGCCGGCATCACCGACTCCAGCCGGGCCGCGACCGTCCTGGCCGAATGGAGCACGCTGTGCTCGCCCAGCAGGACCATCGCCGGTGCGCCCACCGCGCGCAGCGCCTCGTCGCTGAACGTGTCGGGTGCCGGCAGCCGGCGCCGGAACGTGAACTGGAACGGCAGCATCGCCATCAGCTCGTCGTCGCGCAGCGTCGCGTTCCGCACCGGGCCGGCGAGCCGGTGGCGCAGCGGGCGCGG
It encodes:
- a CDS encoding DUF2231 domain-containing protein codes for the protein MFETVMGIPAHPLMVHAAVVFVPLLAVLAIVYAFVPFTRAHTRWVLGLLAIGAPVSALLAKLTGDAFYARLDSQGRISESYYARLDEHSALGTYTLYVSIALGVITLALVWFVRPRDGFQASNRALGILLGVLALAASGATLYYVIRTGDTGAKAVWEGQ
- a CDS encoding excalibur calcium-binding domain-containing protein gives rise to the protein MRKPTPRQAIWLSIGTGVLGLCCCGGVIGALSGEDGGAGASVVPSSSRAPSPSFSPSPSSTPSSSPVVVVTPAAPAADQRYATCEEVLAAGLGPYREGVDPEYVWYFDRDGDGVVCEAPPSNGSSTGGGPGDAAGGPGDAAGGPGDSGGSAVYFENCAAARAAGAAPVHHGQPGYGTHLDRDRDGVGCE
- a CDS encoding VOC family protein yields the protein MAEIAAGLTRQHASDAVDHLGWRYVLGSVRTAVRTRDLAEAAALVTRLAAVDGATGHLHADLRADRVLLMLSTWPAAGLTPGDLTLAAALTAEIDAAGLVPDASAAPVTQALEIAIDTLDADSIRPFWRAVLDYEGDDDLRDPRGQGPAVWFQRMDAPRPQRNRIHLDVTVPHEAAAARIAATLAAGGTLLSDAEAPAFWVLADPEGNEACVCTWQGRDA
- a CDS encoding dienelactone hydrolase family protein produces the protein MKRRAFTTLPAAALLPAATPPGTGAGTPPPADAVESPGVVHGNLPAFYERLRADLTYPDAWGHSPIRDFGAWRRHARALVERHLVHPADDRLPFRPRVLDERKTGRGYVRRLVAFDLTRYSRVRAALLTPDRPGPHPAVLLLHDHGARFDIGKEKLVEPWYDEARLASAREWTARLMSGRFAGDELAARGYAVLAVDTLGWGDRGGLVYDQQQALASNLYELGGSPAGLAAREDVRAAAFLASLPQVDRRRVGVIGFSMGGFRAWQVAALSDHVAAAVSACWLTTVADMMVVGNNTLRGQSAFWMLHPGLTRHLDIPDVATIAAPKPLMAFGGELDTLFTPAGVAAAHARLRAVWSAQHAGDRLVTRIYPGKGHVFDADMQEDSFAWLDRALDRTR
- a CDS encoding TetR/AcrR family transcriptional regulator, with protein sequence MADIGMPRSLRVLWDLEPPSKRPAQALTLERIVATAIEIADADGIATLSMARLAERLGSATMSLYRHVANKDELLIFMAAAAPGTPPAIDPEGDWREGLLTWARALRQVYLRHPWILIVNPGRPPIDPGQLLWADAGLAALGRTPLRGPQRLSSILAVLNYVRGEAQISAALADSDWADEEMRRGYTDLMRALVTPDRFPHLAGAIEDGAFAATAESEVAVEGADFEFGLARVLDGIAHLIDTA
- a CDS encoding DUF2306 domain-containing protein; amino-acid sequence: MSYPRSQWIYPLLFVIVVFLAFSLPPYLSLDPARSRVPANDALPGQFWWVAGHVLFGSVALFAGALQVWPWLRRSRPALHRRAGRVYVFGGALPAAVTGLVLAIFTPFGPIAMSSSVILALLWFGTTLAGWRAGRQRRLREHRRWMIRSYVLSASIISNRIWGVLVAVFVLPGMPPAITEDPVLIGWFLAGMTTWLGWTVPLLIAEWWLERAPRRPARAPAASAPALTPATGG
- a CDS encoding phosphatase domain-containing protein, producing the protein MSAPLTWDPAAPGVLRLPSGRLVRGRGLRHPLPAGPVPGFALHLLGRRPPGTPWPSAWVRWPDFWLPLDPAAAAGAFEDAWRRAAHERVEIACGGGRGRTGTALACLAVLDGLPPADAVGHVRRHYSRHAVETPWQHRFVARFARLAR
- a CDS encoding sensor histidine kinase, giving the protein MASSRGWWAGLRGRAGLGGEGPTAIARQAAALLAISGLVAVLALAIGSPRPGTLVAIAVTDLAAAVVMWLLPWSRWPPLAPVALAPLALAVLGFSTWAFGGVAAGTGPFFVLFFAWLGLHFPKWVTWALSPVAAVSYVVPLVLTGQPPDVVGSVAGLIPVAVGVAMVINVRVEAQRRALVELAGVERWRRALTSAVAHDVRSPLSTIQLFLEMLRDDDLPPDKRDQFLESALRQSARLGRLASGLLDLDRVESRGTLRLELTPVGLRKACQEAIGFLNVPGVVVEVPPELTVTADPQRLEQIVVNLVGNAAKYGAAPIEITAGPAPGDLIWLGVRDHGAGIPDPDRLFARFGSYGESPGAVGLGLWLVRELTRAHGGEIRYEDAHPGARFVVTLPAAT
- a CDS encoding DUF1697 domain-containing protein, which encodes MTTYALLLRGINVGRNRRIGMADLRSLLTGEGYQGVATLLQSGNVVLATDRPRRELRDAVETAIEKRFGMRVDVILRDRDELAAVVAHNPLRDVAHDGSRYAVCFLDEPLTTPLDTLLSGIDPAGDRFAAKGSELYVWCPHGLSKSPVMTALSKRTNGPSATVRNWNTAEKLLSMMDGVPAGTTS